One Actinoplanes missouriensis 431 DNA segment encodes these proteins:
- a CDS encoding dihydrolipoyl dehydrogenase family protein, with protein sequence MRTFDVVVIGAGPGGEVAAGYLAQAGLNVAIVEADKVGGECSFYACIPSKALLRPGELAAQANRTPGVVGARLDVPAVLAYRDELIGHLDDAGQVPWLEERGIELVRGHGRLIGERRVAVTPPAGAVTPPAVAVTQSAVAVTQSAVAVTPPAGASHDGAGEEVLEARRAVILAGGTRAALPAIDGLAEAKPWTNREAVTAQEIPESLVIIGAGVVGVEMAQAYTSLGSRVTLIGRVLPREEVFAGEQVSASLRDQGADVRAGVRAVAVSRTGKEVIVTLSDGATVSASEVLVAAGRTPQSAGLGLEELGIAARGAIGVDERMRVPGADWLYAIGDLNGRALFTHMAKYQARIAASDVLGDDLAVDHLADGPGAPRVIFTEPQVAAVGVPSTATSHRTRVIDVPTDGNAGGAFAGGIGGTARFVIDVDRDVLAGVTITGADVADFLQAATIAIVGEVPIRRLRHAVPAFPTRSEIWLKFFDALAAEETSGRR encoded by the coding sequence ATGCGAACTTTCGATGTGGTGGTGATCGGTGCGGGGCCGGGCGGCGAGGTCGCGGCCGGATACCTGGCCCAGGCCGGTCTCAACGTGGCGATCGTGGAGGCGGACAAGGTGGGCGGGGAGTGCTCGTTCTACGCCTGCATCCCGTCCAAGGCCCTGCTCCGGCCCGGTGAGCTCGCTGCACAGGCGAACCGTACGCCCGGCGTGGTGGGCGCGAGACTGGACGTCCCGGCGGTCCTCGCCTACCGCGACGAGCTGATCGGGCATCTCGACGACGCGGGCCAGGTGCCCTGGCTGGAGGAGCGCGGCATCGAGCTGGTCCGGGGCCACGGCCGCCTGATCGGCGAGCGCCGCGTCGCGGTCACCCCGCCAGCCGGCGCGGTCACCCCGCCAGCCGTCGCGGTCACCCAGTCGGCCGTCGCGGTCACCCAGTCGGCCGTCGCGGTCACCCCGCCGGCCGGCGCCTCGCACGACGGCGCGGGGGAGGAGGTCCTGGAGGCTCGGCGGGCGGTGATCCTGGCCGGCGGCACGCGGGCCGCGCTGCCGGCGATCGACGGGCTCGCCGAGGCGAAACCGTGGACCAACCGGGAAGCGGTCACCGCGCAGGAGATCCCGGAGTCGCTGGTCATCATCGGGGCGGGCGTGGTGGGCGTGGAGATGGCGCAGGCCTACACGTCACTCGGCTCCCGGGTGACGCTGATCGGGCGGGTGCTGCCGCGCGAGGAGGTTTTCGCCGGCGAGCAGGTCAGCGCGTCTCTGCGGGATCAGGGTGCGGACGTGCGGGCGGGGGTGCGGGCGGTAGCGGTCAGCCGTACCGGGAAGGAAGTGATCGTCACGCTCAGCGATGGCGCGACGGTGAGCGCGAGTGAGGTCCTGGTCGCGGCCGGCCGGACCCCGCAGAGCGCCGGCCTGGGGCTGGAGGAGCTCGGGATCGCCGCGCGGGGCGCGATCGGTGTGGACGAGCGGATGCGGGTGCCGGGGGCGGACTGGCTCTACGCGATCGGCGACCTGAACGGGCGGGCGCTCTTCACCCACATGGCGAAATATCAGGCGCGGATCGCCGCCTCCGACGTCCTCGGTGACGATCTGGCCGTCGACCATCTCGCCGACGGTCCCGGCGCACCGCGCGTGATCTTCACGGAACCGCAGGTGGCGGCGGTGGGGGTCCCCTCGACGGCGACCTCGCACCGGACGCGGGTGATCGACGTGCCGACGGACGGCAACGCGGGCGGGGCGTTCGCGGGTGGCATCGGCGGGACCGCCCGATTCGTGATCGACGTGGATCGGGACGTGCTGGCCGGGGTGACGATCACCGGGGCGGACGTGGCGGACTTCCTGCAGGCGGCCACCATCGCGATCGTCGGTGAGGTGCCGATCCGGCGGTTGCGGCACGCGGTTCCGGCGTTCCCGACCCGCAGTGAGATCTGGCTGAAGTTCTTCGACGCGCTGGCCGCCGAGGAAACGTCGGGACGGCGCTAA
- a CDS encoding VOC family protein: MVDYKLEIVVLPVSDVDRAKEFYGRLGFREDVDFAGPEGFRVVHFTPPGSSASIIIGSGITDEAPGSSKGVHLVVDDIEAARKDLIAKGVEVSEIFHDAGGVFHHAGATARVAGPHPDRQSYGSFLALRDPDGNEFVLQEVTVRRAGRINHVVYGSVAEVEQALRDAAAAHGKHEAEDLGGKVDENWPAWYAAYMAKAAGLGA, from the coding sequence ATGGTGGACTACAAGCTCGAGATCGTGGTGCTGCCGGTGTCGGACGTCGACCGGGCCAAGGAGTTCTACGGCCGGCTCGGCTTCCGGGAGGATGTGGACTTCGCCGGTCCGGAGGGCTTCCGGGTCGTGCACTTCACCCCGCCCGGCTCGTCCGCCTCGATCATCATCGGGTCGGGGATCACCGACGAGGCGCCCGGCTCGTCGAAAGGCGTGCACCTGGTCGTCGACGACATCGAGGCGGCCCGCAAGGACCTGATCGCCAAGGGCGTCGAGGTCAGCGAGATCTTCCACGACGCGGGTGGGGTGTTCCACCACGCCGGCGCCACGGCGCGGGTCGCCGGCCCGCACCCGGACCGGCAGTCCTACGGCTCGTTCCTGGCGTTGCGCGACCCGGACGGCAACGAGTTCGTCCTGCAGGAGGTCACCGTTCGCAGGGCGGGCCGGATCAATCACGTGGTCTACGGCTCGGTCGCCGAGGTCGAGCAGGCCCTGCGGGACGCCGCGGCCGCGCACGGTAAGCACGAGGCCGAGGATCTCGGTGGCAAGGTCGACGAGAACTGGCCGGCGTGGTACGCCGCCTACATGGCGAAGGCCGCCGGTCTCGGCGCCTGA
- a CDS encoding ABC transporter ATP-binding protein produces MSLILCESLVRIYQTGSIEVQALQGLDLSVDAGEMIAVVGASGSGKSTLLSILAGIDAPTAGRAHVDEWDLLAMSRADRVRYRRQTVGFVRQQTASNLVPYLSARQVIDLPMAAAGTPKRARRERAGELLETLGITDCADRRPAQMSGGQQQRVAIAVALANRPRVLLADEPTGELDTTTSAQVFEALRQVNRELGVTVVVVTHDPAVSGQVERTVAIRDGRTSSEVLRRTATAENGDTHVIAEEYAVMDRAGRVQIPREYREALALTKRVRLALEADHITMSPAEKDA; encoded by the coding sequence ATGTCTTTGATCCTCTGCGAGAGTCTGGTCCGGATCTATCAGACCGGCTCGATCGAGGTGCAGGCCTTACAAGGTCTCGATCTGTCGGTCGACGCCGGCGAGATGATCGCCGTGGTCGGCGCGTCCGGCTCCGGCAAGTCCACGCTGCTCTCCATCCTCGCCGGCATCGACGCGCCGACCGCCGGCCGGGCGCACGTCGACGAGTGGGATCTGCTGGCGATGTCCCGCGCCGACCGGGTGCGCTATCGACGGCAGACGGTCGGGTTCGTCCGGCAGCAGACGGCGAGCAACCTGGTCCCGTACCTGTCGGCTCGTCAGGTGATCGACCTTCCGATGGCCGCCGCCGGAACGCCGAAGCGGGCCCGGCGCGAACGCGCCGGTGAACTGCTGGAGACGCTGGGTATCACCGACTGCGCGGACCGGCGTCCGGCGCAGATGTCCGGCGGGCAGCAGCAGCGGGTGGCCATCGCGGTGGCGCTCGCCAACCGGCCGCGGGTGCTGCTCGCCGACGAGCCGACCGGCGAACTGGACACCACCACCTCGGCTCAGGTCTTCGAGGCGTTGCGGCAGGTCAACCGCGAGCTCGGCGTCACCGTCGTGGTGGTCACCCACGATCCGGCGGTGAGCGGGCAGGTGGAGCGGACGGTCGCGATCCGGGACGGCCGGACCAGCTCCGAGGTGCTGCGGCGCACCGCCACCGCGGAGAACGGCGACACGCACGTGATCGCCGAGGAGTACGCGGTGATGGACCGGGCCGGCCGCGTGCAGATCCCCCGTGAGTACCGCGAGGCCCTGGCCCTGACCAAACGCGTCCGCCTCGCTCTCGAGGCCGACCACATCACGATGTCACCGGCAGAAAAAGATGCTTAG
- a CDS encoding ABC transporter ATP-binding protein, producing the protein MLRVRNIDRTFGSGATAVHALKDVSFDVEPGTMAALVGRSGSGKTTLLNVIGGLDRPDAGQVHVDGTEVTALDEDGLSLLRREKVSYVFQTFGLIPVLSAAENVGAPLRLARTPAAEREKRVALLLDLVGLGDHAGQRPGELSGGQQQRVAIARALAGSPRLLIADEPTGQLDAETGRSVMALLRGVVESEGVTALVSTHDPVMMALADRVIRINDGRIVEC; encoded by the coding sequence ATGCTTAGAGTACGGAACATCGACCGCACCTTCGGCTCCGGAGCGACTGCGGTCCACGCCCTCAAGGACGTCTCGTTCGACGTCGAGCCCGGCACCATGGCCGCCCTCGTCGGCCGCTCGGGTTCCGGCAAGACCACCCTGCTCAACGTGATCGGCGGCCTGGACCGCCCGGACGCCGGCCAGGTGCACGTGGACGGCACCGAGGTGACGGCGCTCGACGAGGACGGCCTGTCGCTGCTGCGCCGGGAGAAGGTCTCCTACGTGTTCCAGACGTTCGGCCTGATCCCGGTGCTCTCCGCCGCCGAGAACGTGGGCGCGCCGCTGCGGCTGGCCCGCACCCCGGCCGCCGAGCGGGAGAAACGCGTGGCCCTGCTGCTCGACCTGGTCGGGCTCGGTGACCACGCCGGGCAGCGGCCCGGCGAGCTCTCCGGCGGCCAGCAGCAGCGGGTCGCGATCGCCCGTGCGCTGGCCGGCTCGCCGCGGCTGCTCATCGCCGACGAGCCGACCGGCCAGCTCGACGCGGAGACCGGCCGGTCGGTGATGGCGCTGCTGCGCGGCGTCGTGGAGTCCGAGGGCGTCACCGCGCTGGTCTCCACGCACGATCCGGTCATGATGGCGCTCGCCGACCGGGTGATCCGGATCAACGACGGGCGGATCGTGGAGTGCTGA
- a CDS encoding SigE family RNA polymerase sigma factor, whose amino-acid sequence MRSGFEEFVTARGDALRRFAYLLCGDRHHGEDLVQEVLVKAYRRWSRIEADQPDRYLRTALVRSHVSWLRQMSNRERPGAVAEERPIPGDLAAEQALRDDLWTRLGLLSRTQRAVLVLRYYEDLDDKQIAEVLRCSPVTVRVHAGRGLARLRAELTAERAGPATEKKEGAPS is encoded by the coding sequence ATGCGAAGCGGCTTCGAGGAATTCGTGACGGCACGTGGCGACGCGTTGCGCCGGTTCGCCTATCTGCTCTGCGGCGACCGGCATCACGGCGAGGATCTCGTGCAGGAGGTGCTGGTCAAGGCGTACCGGAGATGGTCCCGCATCGAGGCGGACCAGCCCGATCGCTATCTGCGCACCGCCCTGGTGCGGTCCCACGTGAGCTGGCTGCGGCAGATGTCCAACCGGGAGCGACCCGGCGCGGTCGCCGAGGAGAGACCGATCCCCGGCGATCTCGCCGCCGAGCAGGCGCTGCGCGACGACCTGTGGACGCGGCTCGGCCTGCTGAGCCGGACCCAGCGGGCGGTTCTGGTGCTGCGCTACTACGAGGACCTCGACGACAAGCAGATCGCCGAGGTGTTGCGCTGTTCGCCGGTCACGGTCCGGGTCCACGCCGGGCGTGGCCTGGCGAGGCTGCGAGCCGAGCTGACCGCCGAGAGAGCCGGTCCGGCCACCGAGAAGAAGGAGGGAGCACCGTCATGA
- a CDS encoding FtsX-like permease family protein, translated as MKLPLPHWPSVRGRARADAVPLLLTAVVVTVVAALSSAVPVLLRSTADEAVQDAVRRAGSTADVTATARWEEPDDGQNGRIRMPRLADDVTALRERALGELGADLRGALLPPVAGLISPTLKITDGSVLRTLRLAYLSAADGPAVTWTAGQAPGPTAEGFAEMPYFDGPPWTVGIGLSETVAAQLGVRPGDHIPLADEFGDKKDVLVSGVYRPADPADPAWRIAPWLLEPRSGADGIGSTRFGALLSADSLPDARLAFKPDEMRRTVWFSPDPDVLTWQSAERITATAVALKATSASSSAFDASSTWNTQLDAVLRDVRAQIDAATAQASVLLIAVLTVAVLVLLLAAALLVRRRAGALAVARQRGAGLPVLALELVVESAAVTVVAAAAGVGLARTLVSSFWVSPWVVPVIVAGVLAAPVLGVVAAGRATRDRRAPANRSARRQLVRTVQLRRIAGELAVVAVAAGAFAALHQRGVAPGGAVALPAAAPALGVLVGALVLLRVMPAVTGVVLRWALRSRRPLAVFGAARAADGGGRALPLVAVVGAAGLAVFGGVVAGTVDEGLRDGSWRSVGADARIDLAVEGAARDVAGKVAGQDGVSHVAAGWVSDGVRVVTDEVTAVPRLVAVDAAAFRELVGNTPLPDGALLGPLVTAGVPSPQPSSSSGQPSASPSPQSSRTPGDISNISSLPVPALVLSADGSLQPGMKLQLLREDFPAVPLTAVGPAPAIGGAADVVVVDAGALAAAGMPADPNTIWLTGPGAARAAASTGIAADVVTRTDVLRERRDAPLVSGLRHLAWASTGVLLALGVLGFALSAAATAPERWQTLTRLRTIGLRPRDARTVATAELLPLAVLAAIAGPALGVLVAWVTLGPLALRLLTGQSADPLPSLPWTVLGAVAGAFVLVALVIPPVESMIRRRQRLSEVLRVGTP; from the coding sequence ATGAAGCTGCCCCTTCCGCACTGGCCCAGCGTCCGCGGGCGGGCCCGCGCGGACGCCGTTCCGCTGCTGCTCACCGCCGTCGTCGTCACGGTCGTCGCCGCGCTGTCCAGCGCCGTGCCGGTGCTGCTGCGGTCCACCGCCGACGAGGCCGTGCAGGACGCGGTACGCCGGGCCGGCAGCACCGCCGACGTCACCGCCACCGCCCGCTGGGAGGAGCCCGACGACGGGCAGAACGGCCGCATCCGGATGCCGCGCCTCGCCGACGACGTCACCGCCCTGCGCGAGCGAGCGCTCGGCGAGCTCGGGGCTGACCTGCGCGGCGCCCTCCTCCCGCCGGTCGCCGGCCTGATCAGCCCCACCCTGAAGATCACCGACGGCAGCGTGCTGCGGACCCTGCGGCTCGCCTACCTGTCCGCCGCCGACGGGCCCGCCGTCACCTGGACCGCAGGTCAGGCACCCGGCCCGACCGCCGAGGGCTTCGCCGAGATGCCGTACTTCGACGGTCCGCCCTGGACCGTCGGGATCGGCCTCTCCGAGACCGTCGCCGCCCAGCTCGGCGTCCGGCCCGGCGACCACATCCCGCTCGCCGACGAGTTCGGTGACAAGAAGGACGTGCTGGTCAGCGGCGTGTACCGGCCCGCCGACCCGGCCGACCCGGCGTGGCGCATCGCGCCCTGGCTGCTCGAGCCCCGGTCCGGCGCCGACGGGATCGGCAGCACCCGGTTCGGCGCACTGCTCTCCGCCGACTCGCTGCCCGACGCCCGGCTCGCGTTCAAGCCCGACGAGATGCGGCGCACGGTCTGGTTCAGCCCCGACCCCGACGTGCTGACCTGGCAGTCCGCCGAACGGATCACCGCCACCGCTGTCGCGCTCAAGGCCACCTCCGCGTCGTCCAGCGCGTTCGACGCCAGCTCGACGTGGAACACCCAGCTCGACGCGGTGCTGCGCGACGTCCGCGCTCAGATCGACGCCGCCACCGCGCAGGCGTCCGTGCTGCTCATCGCGGTGCTCACGGTCGCCGTCCTGGTGTTGCTGCTGGCCGCGGCCCTGCTCGTCCGGCGTCGTGCCGGCGCGCTGGCCGTGGCCCGGCAACGGGGCGCCGGGCTGCCGGTCCTGGCTCTCGAACTGGTCGTGGAATCGGCCGCTGTGACGGTCGTGGCGGCGGCTGCGGGCGTGGGCCTCGCCCGTACCCTCGTCTCGTCCTTCTGGGTCTCGCCGTGGGTCGTGCCGGTGATCGTCGCGGGAGTGCTGGCGGCGCCGGTGCTCGGGGTTGTCGCTGCTGGACGGGCTACGCGTGATCGGCGGGCGCCTGCCAACCGGAGCGCGCGGCGGCAGCTGGTGCGGACCGTTCAGTTGCGGCGGATCGCCGGGGAGCTGGCTGTGGTGGCGGTCGCGGCGGGTGCCTTCGCCGCACTTCATCAGCGTGGGGTGGCGCCGGGTGGGGCGGTGGCGCTTCCGGCGGCCGCGCCCGCGCTCGGGGTGCTGGTGGGTGCGCTGGTCCTGCTGCGGGTCATGCCGGCGGTGACCGGGGTGGTGCTGCGATGGGCGCTGCGGTCGCGGAGGCCGCTGGCGGTGTTCGGGGCGGCCCGGGCGGCGGATGGTGGTGGGCGGGCGTTGCCGCTGGTCGCTGTCGTGGGGGCGGCGGGGCTGGCGGTGTTCGGCGGGGTCGTCGCGGGGACCGTGGACGAAGGCTTACGGGACGGTTCGTGGCGGAGTGTGGGGGCGGATGCCCGGATCGATCTCGCGGTGGAGGGGGCTGCCAGAGATGTTGCCGGGAAGGTGGCGGGGCAGGACGGGGTTTCGCATGTCGCGGCGGGATGGGTCAGTGATGGGGTGCGGGTTGTCACCGATGAGGTGACCGCGGTGCCGCGGCTCGTGGCGGTGGATGCCGCGGCCTTCCGGGAATTGGTGGGGAATACGCCGCTTCCGGACGGGGCGTTGTTGGGACCGTTGGTGACGGCGGGTGTTCCGTCGCCGCAGCCGTCGTCTTCGTCGGGGCAGCCGTCGGCCTCCCCATCGCCGCAATCGTCGCGGACGCCCGGCGACATTTCGAATATTTCGTCTTTGCCGGTTCCGGCGTTGGTGCTGTCCGCTGACGGGAGCCTGCAACCCGGCATGAAGCTCCAGCTTCTGCGTGAGGACTTCCCCGCTGTGCCGCTGACCGCCGTCGGCCCCGCCCCCGCGATCGGCGGCGCGGCCGACGTGGTGGTGGTCGACGCCGGTGCGCTCGCCGCGGCGGGCATGCCCGCCGACCCGAACACGATCTGGCTGACCGGACCGGGCGCCGCACGAGCGGCCGCGTCCACCGGGATAGCCGCCGACGTGGTGACCCGCACCGACGTGCTTCGGGAACGCCGGGACGCACCCCTGGTGTCCGGCCTGCGGCACCTGGCGTGGGCTTCGACGGGGGTACTGCTCGCGCTCGGCGTTCTGGGCTTCGCCTTGAGCGCCGCGGCAACCGCCCCGGAGCGCTGGCAGACCCTCACCCGTCTGCGCACGATCGGTCTGCGCCCGCGCGACGCCCGCACGGTCGCCACCGCCGAGTTGCTCCCACTGGCGGTGCTCGCCGCGATCGCCGGTCCGGCGCTCGGGGTGCTGGTCGCGTGGGTGACGCTGGGTCCGCTGGCGCTGCGCTTGCTGACCGGGCAGTCAGCCGACCCGCTCCCGTCCCTGCCGTGGACCGTGCTGGGCGCGGTGGCGGGGGCGTTCGTGCTGGTGGCGCTCGTGATCCCGCCGGTGGAGTCCATGATCCGCCGTCGTCAGCGGTTGAGCGAGGTCCTCCGCGTCGGCACACCGTGA
- a CDS encoding FtsX-like permease family protein, with translation MLTLLTRRARAQWQLLATLVAVVTLGATLLGTCALLVTRTADRALEVAASGTSAADAAVTAYTVTIADEDAAEVAADTRALLTESLAPFPIRTTGRASSVLRSLPQGAGYLSAVEDLPSTAELSSGRWPAAPGEAAVLETTARQLGLQPGTRVRLGAELGRAPAPPTAVTVVGIVRPLAGSGWDRDPLGGAGFNLAYRDASSLRDSRAFGPFLVGWDELLTGGSALDRLEITAYPDLSAPRLADLDAVTSTVLGADRRLARDLGDRVQIERIASRLPSVLAAARHQQQVTNAAVLSVAVLGGLLTAVALALAGRLTTDLRSGESALLSSFGAGRGQLARLAAVEGAALALLAAAIAIPASSLLHAALTHLPPLSGAGLASAPMGTAAQVLAVALGAVVLAVMMVVAGLRPAPATAERTRRDLLARSGADLLLVALGVAGWWQLRAQPAGDSAGPDAVRVLAPTLLLVAGAALALRLAPPALALADRAARRANSLPLPLAAFEAARRPQATAAGLLVTLACAAGTFGVALDATWERSQRDQATLAVGTDLSLTLGRPPAAGEGATVAGATGGTVSPATDRGVAVGQWLGGSGDAPRLVAVDTARAGALLRGRLDDGRTWADVGARIAAPAPAAGLPVTGTLTLTGTATGGARLTVTPELLFEDATGLRTTCAGGESPLDGRPHRLVACVPPPGVRVVAVALPVTGDSITWDATTTSDIAVTLAIPGTERAAAWTATSAAPSPEQLTGPAVASTGTGLTLTGTVLLGGPPEAARKLVATAFADPGPVPVAVSAGFAGDLGVRPGGRLDLTIGLSAVPVTIADVVPAVPSAPGGAAMLADLDTLSRALAVRGDFASPVDAWWVGDPVRTDLSSLHLGEVVTRAGETARLTGGPVPAGFPAVLRLLVPAAALLLLAGVILHVTCDLQNRALEVARLRGLGMTRREIRRTLVGQHAVVLLPLWAAGGVVGALATWIVAPLLVRSESGASPVPDVVAVWPWPAQAGLLLALLAACLLAVTAVVLVQSRRADAAHLRVAS, from the coding sequence GTGCTGACCCTGCTGACCCGGCGTGCGCGGGCGCAGTGGCAGCTCCTCGCCACCCTGGTCGCCGTCGTGACGCTCGGCGCCACCCTGCTCGGGACCTGCGCGCTGCTCGTCACCCGGACCGCCGACCGGGCGCTGGAGGTGGCCGCTTCCGGGACTTCTGCTGCGGACGCCGCCGTGACCGCGTACACCGTGACCATCGCCGACGAGGACGCGGCCGAGGTCGCGGCGGACACGCGGGCGCTGCTCACCGAGTCGCTCGCGCCGTTCCCGATCCGCACCACGGGCCGCGCCTCCAGCGTCCTGCGATCCCTGCCGCAGGGCGCCGGATACCTCTCCGCCGTCGAGGACCTGCCGTCCACCGCCGAGCTCAGCTCCGGGCGCTGGCCGGCCGCACCGGGCGAGGCCGCGGTGCTGGAGACCACCGCGCGCCAGCTCGGCCTTCAACCAGGGACCCGGGTACGCCTCGGTGCCGAACTGGGCCGTGCCCCCGCCCCGCCGACCGCCGTCACGGTGGTCGGGATCGTGCGACCGCTCGCCGGATCGGGCTGGGACCGTGACCCGCTCGGTGGCGCCGGCTTCAACCTCGCCTACCGGGACGCCAGCTCGCTGCGCGACTCCCGGGCGTTCGGTCCGTTCCTGGTCGGCTGGGACGAGCTGCTCACCGGCGGTTCCGCCCTGGACCGGCTGGAGATCACCGCGTACCCGGACCTGTCCGCTCCGCGCCTGGCCGACCTCGACGCGGTCACCTCGACCGTGCTCGGCGCGGATCGCCGGCTGGCCCGCGACCTCGGCGATCGGGTGCAGATCGAACGGATCGCCTCCCGGCTGCCGTCGGTGCTGGCCGCGGCCCGCCACCAGCAACAGGTCACGAACGCCGCGGTGCTGTCCGTGGCGGTGCTCGGCGGACTGCTCACCGCTGTCGCCCTCGCCCTGGCCGGCCGGCTCACCACCGATCTGCGCTCCGGCGAGAGCGCCCTGCTGTCGTCGTTCGGCGCCGGGCGGGGGCAGCTGGCCCGGCTCGCCGCGGTCGAGGGCGCCGCGCTGGCGCTGCTCGCCGCCGCGATCGCGATCCCGGCGTCGTCGCTGCTGCACGCGGCGCTGACCCACCTGCCGCCGCTCTCCGGCGCGGGCCTGGCGTCCGCGCCGATGGGCACCGCTGCTCAGGTTCTCGCGGTGGCCCTCGGCGCGGTGGTGCTCGCCGTGATGATGGTGGTCGCCGGTCTGCGGCCCGCGCCGGCGACCGCCGAACGCACCCGCCGTGACCTGCTGGCCCGGTCCGGCGCTGACCTGCTGCTCGTCGCGCTCGGGGTGGCGGGCTGGTGGCAGCTGCGCGCCCAGCCGGCCGGCGACTCCGCCGGTCCGGACGCCGTGCGGGTCCTCGCGCCCACGTTGCTGCTGGTCGCGGGCGCGGCCCTGGCGCTGCGCCTGGCCCCGCCCGCGCTGGCGCTCGCCGACCGGGCGGCCCGCCGGGCGAACAGCCTGCCGCTGCCCCTCGCCGCGTTCGAGGCGGCGCGCCGGCCGCAGGCCACCGCCGCGGGCCTGCTGGTCACCCTGGCCTGCGCGGCCGGCACCTTCGGCGTCGCGCTCGACGCCACCTGGGAACGCTCGCAGCGGGATCAGGCCACGCTCGCCGTCGGCACCGACCTGTCGCTGACGCTCGGCCGTCCACCGGCCGCCGGTGAGGGCGCCACGGTCGCCGGCGCCACCGGCGGAACCGTCAGCCCGGCCACCGACCGGGGCGTCGCCGTCGGTCAGTGGCTGGGTGGCAGCGGCGACGCGCCCCGGCTGGTCGCGGTCGACACCGCCCGGGCCGGCGCGCTGCTGCGCGGACGCCTGGACGACGGCCGGACCTGGGCCGATGTGGGCGCCCGGATCGCCGCACCGGCGCCCGCCGCGGGCCTGCCGGTCACCGGCACGCTCACCCTGACCGGCACGGCGACCGGCGGCGCCCGGCTCACCGTGACGCCGGAACTGCTCTTCGAGGACGCGACCGGCCTGCGGACCACGTGCGCCGGCGGCGAGTCCCCGCTGGACGGCAGGCCGCACCGGCTGGTCGCGTGCGTTCCACCTCCGGGGGTACGCGTGGTCGCGGTCGCCCTGCCGGTCACCGGCGACTCGATCACCTGGGACGCGACGACCACCAGCGACATCGCCGTGACCCTGGCGATCCCCGGAACCGAGCGGGCCGCCGCCTGGACCGCCACCTCCGCGGCGCCCTCACCGGAGCAGCTCACCGGCCCGGCCGTCGCCTCCACCGGCACCGGGCTCACCCTGACCGGGACCGTCCTGCTCGGCGGTCCGCCGGAAGCCGCCCGCAAGCTCGTGGCCACCGCGTTCGCTGATCCCGGACCGGTGCCGGTCGCGGTCTCGGCCGGCTTCGCCGGCGATTTGGGGGTACGGCCGGGCGGCCGCCTCGACCTCACCATCGGCCTCTCCGCCGTGCCCGTGACGATCGCCGACGTGGTGCCCGCCGTGCCGTCCGCCCCCGGTGGCGCGGCGATGCTCGCCGACCTGGACACCCTGTCCCGTGCCCTCGCCGTCCGCGGCGACTTCGCGTCACCGGTGGACGCCTGGTGGGTCGGCGACCCGGTCCGCACCGACCTGAGCAGCCTGCACCTCGGCGAGGTCGTCACCCGGGCCGGTGAGACCGCGCGGCTCACCGGCGGCCCGGTGCCGGCCGGGTTCCCGGCGGTGCTTCGGCTGCTCGTCCCCGCCGCCGCGTTGCTGCTGCTCGCCGGGGTGATCCTGCACGTCACGTGCGACCTGCAGAACCGCGCTCTCGAGGTCGCCCGGCTGCGCGGGCTCGGGATGACCCGGCGGGAGATCCGGCGGACGCTCGTCGGCCAGCACGCGGTGGTGCTGCTGCCACTGTGGGCGGCCGGCGGGGTCGTCGGCGCGCTCGCCACGTGGATCGTGGCGCCGCTGCTGGTCCGGTCGGAGAGCGGTGCTTCCCCCGTACCCGATGTGGTTGCGGTCTGGCCCTGGCCGGCGCAAGCCGGTCTCCTCCTCGCGTTGCTGGCCGCGTGCCTGCTCGCCGTGACCGCCGTGGTCCTCGTGCAGTCCCGCCGCGCCGACGCCGCCCACCTGCGAGTCGCCTCATGA